TGGATCTGGGCAGCCTTCCTGAGAAAATAGCTTTTGCCAAAGACTACTATACTTTTTTGGACTTAACAGAAGAACAGAAAGGCTCTGTGCAAAAAAAGGGACTGAGCAACAGCATAAGACTGGAGCAGCTTGAATTTACTTATCCCAATGCAGCTGCCAAAATGATTAAAGGCATTAATCTGGAAATTCATAAAGGTGAGAAGATAGCGGTTATAGGAGAAAATGGAAGCGGGAAAACCACGCTCTCGAAGTTGATTTTGGGGTTATACCCCGTTCAGCACGGAACAGTTACTTATGATGGAGAAGCGCTAACGGGGCTTGATCAGGAGGCGCTCTTCCAAATGATCTCTATCATTCCACAGGATTTCATGAGATATTCACTAACTCTTAGAGAGAATATCTGTATCTCGGATCTGGGCAGAACTAATGTTGACCGTGATATCTTGGATGTGCTGGCAATGGTTGATCTGGATATTGACCCCGCCGGGCTCGATCGTACACTAGGGAGAGAATTCGATGGACTGGAGCTTTCAGGCGGACAATGGCAGAAGCTCTCCATTGCGAGGGGGTTATTCAAGAAGAGTGAGATTATCGTGATGGATGAGCCGACTAGCGCACTGGACCCGCTGATTGAGAATCAGATCCTGATGAATTTCCTTACAGTAGCTCAAGGTAAGACTGCAATTATCGTCTCCCACCGCACAGGTTTGTGCCGTCATGTGGACAGAATTGTAGTGATGAAGGCCGGTGAGATCGTCGAAGTCGGCAGCCACAGCGAGCTGATTCAGAGAGACGGCGAGTATACAAGGCTGTATACAACGCAAGAGCAGTGGTACGTCTAGGTTTGGACAGAACGAGACAACCGATACCTGCCCGCAGGCATGCCATAGTGTGTCTTAAAAGCGGAGCAAAATTGCTCAAGCGATGAGTAGCCGACCGATTCTGCGATATGGCTGATGGTCATGGCGGTCATGGTCAGGTAATGAGCCGCTGCATTTAACCGGGCTATGGTACGCTTCTGAGTAAACGTCATGCCGTAGAATTGCCTGATCGTTCTTTCCGTCTGTCTGACGCTCAAGCCCAAGGTGTCCGCCAGTGCCTGTACAGTAATGAAGCGGTATTGGTACAGAAAGCTGTGTTCGATGGTAGTCAGCCGGGTGTCGTCGAGCGTCTGCAGCGGTGCCCGTGAGACGGAGCCGGCCGGCTGGTCACCCGTATAATTCCGGATGAGCTTGATGACAATCTGTTCAAGAATCGTGCTTATATACCGGTGATAGCCGATGAATCTGCGGGTAGTTTCCATGGATAGCTGCTCGAACAGCGGCATCAGGTTTTGGGTATCCTGGCCGATCCAGAAGGGTGTCTGTACGAATGCTCCGGTAATGAGATCAAGCTCCTGATCCCGGGCAGGCTTGTGTTCAAGCAGCTCGAAGCAGACACAATACTCCGACATAGGGTCCGAGGGATTCGTAATCTGCTCATGGACGACATCAGGTCCTGTCATGAACAAGGTGCCGGGGACAATCGGATAACTGTGCCCGTTTGCGATCAGCGTACCCTGCCCCTCGGGGATATAATGCAGCTCATAGCTTCGTTTGCTGTGGATATGCTCGGGAAAAGAACGGTGAAATGTGCCGGATAGCATATATGCCACATTCAATGCCAGCTCTCCGACAGTAACCTTAAGATTCATATTCTCCAGGTGGATCGGCGGTAAATTCATGCGCTATCCGCTCCTCATTCAAGGCTGTGCACCCATTATAACAGATCTGCGAAATTGCGACATGCGAAGCGGGAATCTGTCGTTCCTGTGAATGCCGCTTGAAGCCAGGTCTTCTTTATAATAATAGTCACATGAAGGGGAGGGAGAACATTAGCATGAAGAAAGAGCTGCAATCTGTACGCCTCTATGAAAAAGGAAATTACGTCCGCACTTATACGGAGATTCCGGCGTCCGATCCCGGCCGGGCGTGGCGGGACGGAATGGTCAGCGGAAACGGGGAGAACGGATATGTCACGTCGGGAGCGCCGTATGCGGACAGCTTTATTTTTCAAAATATGTGGTTCAACTATCCGTCCGGCGACCCGCGGGTGATCCCGGAAGAATTGACAGGACAGCTTGCCGAGGCCAGGAGGAATGTCTTCCAGCTTAATGATCAATGGAAGATTACGTTTGCGGACGGGACCACCAGGGCAAGAACCTTTCTCTACAGCTATCATCCGGGGCACCAGCTCCGGTTAAGCATCATGAATAAGGGAACCATGTCCGGCTATGAAAGATGGACAAACTATGAGACGGCGGAAACGGGCGTGCGTTATTCCGATGAAGGCGGCGAGTGGATTCGAACCTCTTTTACGTCCAGGGAAGACAATTTATCGATTACGAAGATCTCACAATCGTCTACAGGCAGCAAGATCAACATGATCCTTTCAATAGATGACATTTCGGGGATGTACAAAGCGCAGGATGGGGCGACCGAGGTGACGGCACTCCAATATAAGAAGCTGGTTGATCCGAATGCGAACTATATCGCACAGGTGGCCCATTACCCGTCTTATCCGGGCAGCGAGCTGGCCGATGGCGGGTACGCCGGACTGACTCAGGTTGTGGTCGTTAACGGAACCCGGAAAAGAGTGCTGCTTGCGGACACGAATGAACCGATGAATGTTGGAGAAGAACAGAATCCGGCGATTCAAGTGACCGGTGCAGAAGCCGTGTATTTAATTACCCAATCGGACCGGACCTTTGATCTGGGGAAGATAAGTGATTTTGCAGGCCAGACACGCTACGCAATTGTTGACGGTCTCTATCAGAATACGAATGCTATTGCGGTAAAATATCAGGACGTATCGGGCGTATTCGATTACGATGCGGCTCTTGCGCCTCATACCCGGAAGCACGCCGCAGAATTTAACGCTGTACGTTTCTCTCTTGCAGGCGATGAGGAGGACAAGTCCGCAGACAATGTGACGTTGATCAGCGCGCAGAAGGCATCCCGAACGGGAATCCATCATGCTTTTATGGAGCAGGTGTACAATCAGGGGCGATATGCCTTGATCTGCTGTAGCGGGTCAAGCGCGCCTCGGCTGTACGGCATGTGGACCGGAGAATGGAATCCGGGCTGGCGCGCCATCTACACCCTTGACGCCAACGTAAATTTGCAGGTCTCTCCGATGAATACAGGCCATTTGACGCTTGCCCAGCCCGGGTATATCACTTTCTTTTTGCGGAATACGCCCGATTTCGAATACAATGCGCGGATGGCCTACGGGATGCATGATGCGCTTCAGGTATCGGTCAATTCGGACATCGACCGCGGGATGCATGTGGAGTATGACAACGACTATCCGTTTCAATATTGGAATGCCGGGGCAAGCTGGTGTCTGCTTCCTATTTTCGAATATTGGCAGTGCTACGGCAACCAGCAGATCCCAATCAATGCTTACATGAGAATCCATGAACTGAATCCGATTCTGAGCGTACGCGACGGGGGGCTGACGGATGAAGAATTCGCAGAGCTGCTCGGCAGGGGGTATTTGGATTTAGAGCAAGATATCCTGCTTCCGCTGTTGACCAAGCAGGCTAATTTCTGGGAGCAGCTCTGTACGCCGGAGTACTATACGGATGTTAACGGCACAGCGTGCTATGAGCAAGGGAAGACGGAGCTGCATCCGGGCGAGAAGTATCTGCTCATCCCTACTTATTCGCCGGAGAATCATCCGGTCGGTTATAACAGCACGCTCACGGCCAATGCCAGTATGGACATTTCAGCAGCAAGGGACGGACTGGGTATGGTCATCACCCTGGAGCGGGCGGTTAAGCGTAACGGATATGAAGCGGCGGTCGCCAGGTGGGAAGCGTTGCTTGCGCTGCTGCCGGATTACAAGGTGGACAAGGACGGCGCTTTGCGCGAATGGGCGATGAACGAATATACGGAGAACAACGACCACCGCCATTTGAGCCATCTCTACCCGGCCTGGCCGGCCTATGAGACGCAGAACGATGCAGAGCTTGCGAGAGCTGCTGTTACCGCGATGGAGAACCGCAACAAATACAATACGTCAGACGCCACGGCGGGGCACGGCTGGATGCACAAGGCGCTGGTCTGCGCGCGGTTAAAGGACGGGAACGAAGTGGCCGCTTCGCTTTTGCCGATGATGACGGATTCCGGTTACTATGCCTCGCTGATGACGGACCACGATACGAACGGGAGAAATGACTGTTATTGCACGGATACCTTATTCGGTACGGTGGGAGCTGTAAATGAGGCGTTGCTGTTCTCCAATACGGGTGAAATTGAGGTGCTTCCGGCCCTGCCCTCCGAATGGCAAGCAGGCTCCATACACGGATTGATGGCCAGAACCCGGCTGGAGGTCAGCGCTTTAACATGGGATCTTGTAGCCAAAACGGTGAGCGTTACCCTGGAATCCCTGACCGATGCCAACGATATCATATTGAAATCGGGCATTCCTTGGACTAAAGCAACGGTCAACGGGGAAAAGGCCATGGCGCATGGAGAGGGAGCGGGGAAATATCTCCGCTTGACGTTGAGTTCGGGTGTTGCTGTTACTGTTGAATTTACGTTGTGTGGTTAAGGTCGAGGGGGCGTATACTATTACTGGAGGGGAGTAGCAATATGATCAATACGATAGAGGCAAAGCCTGCCAGACGCTCGGATTATCATTCCTTAGAGGAAGGCCAGAAAAACATCAAGTTTGCCGATCTAATAATAGATGGGAGATCGCTATACCAAAGGCTGATGAAGCACGATATGGTTCCTTCCCTAGGCTGGATGAGCACAGAGTGCCAGCGAGAGATGATTGATTATTTTCTGCTTAGAAAACCGCATGATACGATGGGATGCCGCTACCCCCTCATGGTATGCTCGTGGTGCGGCGATGAGGAGTGCGGATTTATCTCTGTCAGGATAGACAAGGTGAATGATATTGTTAGCTGGAGTGACTTTCGCCTGGAGCACGGGATGACCAAAATAAATATCGGTCCATTTCATTTTGAGTGGGACCGTTATGAAAAAGTAATTAATAGTACCTTTGGAGTGGCGGGCATCCAATAACCGGGAGATGAAACTGTGACGGGCAGGGATACGTATCTGAGGTAGGTCAGACTTATTATACGGAGGATATGAATCATGAAACAGCTCTACATCAAACAAAAAGTATTCAGCATAGGCGAGAAGTTCACGGTGAAGAACGAGCGGGAGCAGGATGTGTACTACGTGGAGGGCAGCTTCATGCGGATTCCCAAGACGTTCTCGATTATGAATGCAGGCGGAAGGGAAGTCGCGTTAATAACGAAGAAGGTGTTCAGCTTGCTGCCCCGGTTCTTTGTGGAAGTGGGTGGCCGTGAGGTGCTGACGATTCAGAAGGAGCTGTCGTTCTTCAAGGCGCGCTATTCGATTGATTCGGCGGATATTGAGGTGCACGGGAACTGGTGGGACATGGATTTCCAGGTCTTGCAGCGCGGGGCGGTCGTAGGAGAAGTCAGCAAAAAGTGGTTCACCTGGGGTGACAGCTACAGCGTGCAGGTGCTGAATGAGGAGCTGGAGGCGGTCATCGTTGCGATTGTGGTCGCCATTGATTGCGTGAAGGCGGACCACCGTGCCGCTGCTTCTAATTAGTAGTTATTCTTCCGTAGACGTCCCGGACAGGTAAATATAGGTAGAAGCGGTGTCGCCTTCACTTGGTGAGATAAAGACGTCTATGGTGGTCTTCGTCTCTATCGAGCGTTCATCAGGTCCGCAGACGCTGACCGTAGCCAAGATGAGTGAGATGCCTGTTATGACAAGCAGGGCTAATTGCTTATTGGCTGCGGTATTCGGCTTGTGCCTCATGATGGACAGGATGCGCTCTTCCATAGCCTTAGCGGTAAAAGAGTTGCTTAACGGTGACCCGGAAACGCGCTTCTCTGCCATGTGAAGCAGGGCTCTGGCATAGTGCGGCTTATGCGCTGTGCCGAATGTGTTGACAACCGTCTCGTCACAGGATAGTTCAATGTCGCGGTTCAGCCGCCCGTACATATACCATACCAGCGGATTAAACCAATGCAGACAGCAGGCGGCGGCCAACAGGTATTTCAATAAGGTATCGAAACGCCGGACATGAGTGTATTCATGGGCAAGAACATAGCGGAGCTGGGCGGTATCCGACCAGTCAGTGCCGGAAGGCAGCAGAATGACTGGCTTCCATAGGCCATAGGTCAGCGGACCGGGAATTTGATCAGATTGCCGGATGGTAAGAGATCTAAGTGTCTTGTGAGAAGCTAACCAGTGCTGGATGTACTCCTGATGGACTGGCAGTGAGACTTTATATTTTTGCCGCCAGCGCCAGTGTGTACCGCAAAAATAGAAGGCTCCCGCGATTACCCCGCATAGCC
This region of Paenibacillus sp. FSL K6-1096 genomic DNA includes:
- a CDS encoding M56 family metallopeptidase; the protein is MGIAAMSASASLLILAVAGVRAIGRNTLPKLTFVILWTLVLVRLLVPYSLPFQYSLFSLMGWPGPAAINGAGAGIIAGIGSETALPDGIHRLITGIWLCGVIAGAFYFCGTHWRWRQKYKVSLPVHQEYIQHWLASHKTLRSLTIRQSDQIPGPLTYGLWKPVILLPSGTDWSDTAQLRYVLAHEYTHVRRFDTLLKYLLAAACCLHWFNPLVWYMYGRLNRDIELSCDETVVNTFGTAHKPHYARALLHMAEKRVSGSPLSNSFTAKAMEERILSIMRHKPNTAANKQLALLVITGISLILATVSVCGPDERSIETKTTIDVFISPSEGDTASTYIYLSGTSTEE
- a CDS encoding LURP-one-related family protein → MKQLYIKQKVFSIGEKFTVKNEREQDVYYVEGSFMRIPKTFSIMNAGGREVALITKKVFSLLPRFFVEVGGREVLTIQKELSFFKARYSIDSADIEVHGNWWDMDFQVLQRGAVVGEVSKKWFTWGDSYSVQVLNEELEAVIVAIVVAIDCVKADHRAAASN
- a CDS encoding AraC family transcriptional regulator, with amino-acid sequence MNLPPIHLENMNLKVTVGELALNVAYMLSGTFHRSFPEHIHSKRSYELHYIPEGQGTLIANGHSYPIVPGTLFMTGPDVVHEQITNPSDPMSEYCVCFELLEHKPARDQELDLITGAFVQTPFWIGQDTQNLMPLFEQLSMETTRRFIGYHRYISTILEQIVIKLIRNYTGDQPAGSVSRAPLQTLDDTRLTTIEHSFLYQYRFITVQALADTLGLSVRQTERTIRQFYGMTFTQKRTIARLNAAAHYLTMTAMTISHIAESVGYSSLEQFCSAFKTHYGMPAGRYRLSRSVQT
- a CDS encoding glycoside hydrolase N-terminal domain-containing protein; translation: MKKELQSVRLYEKGNYVRTYTEIPASDPGRAWRDGMVSGNGENGYVTSGAPYADSFIFQNMWFNYPSGDPRVIPEELTGQLAEARRNVFQLNDQWKITFADGTTRARTFLYSYHPGHQLRLSIMNKGTMSGYERWTNYETAETGVRYSDEGGEWIRTSFTSREDNLSITKISQSSTGSKINMILSIDDISGMYKAQDGATEVTALQYKKLVDPNANYIAQVAHYPSYPGSELADGGYAGLTQVVVVNGTRKRVLLADTNEPMNVGEEQNPAIQVTGAEAVYLITQSDRTFDLGKISDFAGQTRYAIVDGLYQNTNAIAVKYQDVSGVFDYDAALAPHTRKHAAEFNAVRFSLAGDEEDKSADNVTLISAQKASRTGIHHAFMEQVYNQGRYALICCSGSSAPRLYGMWTGEWNPGWRAIYTLDANVNLQVSPMNTGHLTLAQPGYITFFLRNTPDFEYNARMAYGMHDALQVSVNSDIDRGMHVEYDNDYPFQYWNAGASWCLLPIFEYWQCYGNQQIPINAYMRIHELNPILSVRDGGLTDEEFAELLGRGYLDLEQDILLPLLTKQANFWEQLCTPEYYTDVNGTACYEQGKTELHPGEKYLLIPTYSPENHPVGYNSTLTANASMDISAARDGLGMVITLERAVKRNGYEAAVARWEALLALLPDYKVDKDGALREWAMNEYTENNDHRHLSHLYPAWPAYETQNDAELARAAVTAMENRNKYNTSDATAGHGWMHKALVCARLKDGNEVAASLLPMMTDSGYYASLMTDHDTNGRNDCYCTDTLFGTVGAVNEALLFSNTGEIEVLPALPSEWQAGSIHGLMARTRLEVSALTWDLVAKTVSVTLESLTDANDIILKSGIPWTKATVNGEKAMAHGEGAGKYLRLTLSSGVAVTVEFTLCG
- a CDS encoding oxidoreductase, which gives rise to MINTIEAKPARRSDYHSLEEGQKNIKFADLIIDGRSLYQRLMKHDMVPSLGWMSTECQREMIDYFLLRKPHDTMGCRYPLMVCSWCGDEECGFISVRIDKVNDIVSWSDFRLEHGMTKINIGPFHFEWDRYEKVINSTFGVAGIQ